A region of Stigmatopora nigra isolate UIUO_SnigA chromosome 6, RoL_Snig_1.1, whole genome shotgun sequence DNA encodes the following proteins:
- the trip10b gene encoding thyroid hormone receptor interactor 10b isoform X3 — MQEILNELNDYAGQRELIAETMMTSICVDLTKFLQDIKQDRKGHLSDAKKAQQNLESSFKHLESTKKRFAKEWAEAEKATQQAEKIENDTNATKIDVDKAKQHAHGRVHLAEECRSDYAAYLQKYNKEQKYFYYTEIPQIFNKLQELDERRIGRLAEGYCQFSELEKKVQPIIAKCLDGISAAGTKVDGKQDSLLLVEQHKSGFERPSDVDFEDYTQGIKAASSDSSLNPPKVRTKLWPFSRKHKTTHAEKRVPPPAEDFSHLPPEQRKKKLQAKIDDVSKKLHMTQETSEALEKMKGVYEQNADLGNPSILEPQIAETAQNIGYLRGELTKYETWLSEAVGGEECANAINNNNTNHSQNTVVMSDNHQNIYTEFDDDFDDLGQCTAMYTFQGDSEGTISVTDGEVLTIMEEDKGDGWMRVLRANGEEGFIPSSYVKVAS, encoded by the exons ATGCAGGAGATCTTGAACGAGTTGAACGACTACGCGGGTCAACGGGAGTTGATTGCCGAGACCATGATGACCAGCATCTGCGTGGACCTCACCAAGTTCTTGCAGGATATCAAACAGGACCGCAAAGGG CACCTTTCTGATGCCAAGAAAGCCCAACAGAACCTGGAGAGCAGTTTTAAGCATCTGGAAAGT ACAAAGAAGCGATTCGCCAAGGAGTGGGCGgaggctgaaaaagccacacaacaGGCTGAGAAAATTGAGAATGACACCAACGCCACTAAGATCGACGTCGATAAA GCCAAACAGCACGCACATGGTCGTGTACACCTGGCGGAGGAATGCCGCAGCGACTATGCCGCTTACCTGCAAAAGTACAACAAGGAGCAGAAGTACTTCTACTACACAGAGATACCACAGATATTCAAT AAGCTACAAGAATTAGATGAGCGCAGGATTGGTCGTCTGGCGGAAGGATATTGCCAGTTTTCCGAATTGGAAAAGAAGGTGCAGCCCATTATTGCGAAATGTTTGGATGGAATCTCGGCAGCTGGAACTAAAGTCGACGGAAAACAG GACTCACTTCTGTTGGTGGAGCAGCACAAGTCGGGCTTTGAACGGCCTTCCGACGTGGACTTTGAAGACTACACGCAGGGAATCAAAGCGGCCAGCTCTGACTCCAGCCTCAACCCTCCCAAAGTTCGGACCAAGCTATGGCCATTTAGCAGGAAACACAAG ACGACGCATGCCGAGAAACGCGTG ccGCCACCCGCCGAGGACTTTTCTCACCTTCCTCCTGAGCAACGAAAGAAGAAGCTGCAAGCCAAAATCGACGATGTCTCCAAAAAGCTTCACATGACACAAGAAACCAG TGAGGCTCTGGAGAAGATGAAGGGCGTGTACGAGCAGAATGCCGACCTGGGCAATCCGTCCATTTTGGAGCCGCAGATTGCAGAGACGGCCCAGAACATCGGATACCTACGTGGCGAGCTCACCAAATATGAA ACGTGGTTGTCCGAAGCAGTGGGAGGAGAAGAATGTGCCAAcgccatcaacaacaacaacactaaccatTCACAaaacac AGTTGTGATGTCGGACAACCACCAAAACATTTACACTGAGTTTGATGACGACTTTGATGACCTTGGTCAGTGCACTGCTATGTACACTTTTCAAG GCGATAGCGAGGGCACCATCTCGGTGACGGACGGCGAGGTTTTGACCATCATGGAGGAAGACAAAGGTGATGGCTGGATGAGGGTCCTGAGGGCAAACGGGGAGGAGGGCTTTATCCCATCCTCTTATGTCAAAGTTGCCTCCTAA
- the LOC144197968 gene encoding noelin-2-like isoform X1, whose protein sequence is MSVPMLKIGAVLSTMAMVTNWMSQTLPSLVGLNGTAIGVSPDGTHERIVSGLHPGSEEAWQVYSTASDPDGLCVCAVVAPARNLCKRDPRNHQISLLTQQVQNVSQNMEGVNLRTSRDLRHFRESEPLLRGVDGRLHSYTSSPRTLTAKSLQELKGQVTQLQPLLSTADQYRSDVQTLTSLRGELQNLSVVLTAIQEEIGAYDYEELQRRVVLLETRLHSCMNKLGCGRLTAVTGPITIRASGSRFGSWMTDAMIPSSDSRVWSMDGFYRGRRVLEYRTMADFIKGQNFVQHLLPHAWAGTGHVVYNGSLYYNKHQSNILVQYHFRSRSVLLQRSLSGAGYNNTFPYSWGGSSDIDLMADETGLWAVYTSIPNAGNIVVSRLCPRSLDVLRTWSTGFPKRSAGEAFMICGVLYVTNSHLAGAKVHFAYNTNTSTYEYTDVPFHNLYSHISMMDYNPRERALYTWNNGHQVLYNVTLFHVIRTDG, encoded by the exons ATGAGTGTGCCCATGCTGAAAATCGGCGCCGTGCTGAGCACCATGGCTATGGTCACCAATTGGATGTCCCAGACGTTACCCTCGCTGGTGGGACTCAACGGGACGGCCATCGGCGTCTCACCAGACGGAACGCATGAACGGATCGTCAGC gGGTTGCATCCCGGTAGCGAAGAAGCTTGGCAAGTGTACAGCACCGCGTCCGACCCAGACGGACTATGTGTGTGTGCCGTGGTCGCTCCAGCCCGGAATCTCTGCAAAAGAGACCCCCGTAATCATCAGATTAGTCTACTTACTCAACAG GTACAGAATGTGAGTCAAAACATGGAGGGGGTCAATCTTCGGACCTCCAGGGACCTGCGACACTTCCGCGAGTCAGAACCGTTGTTGCGAGGCGTGGATGGACGTCTGCACTCCTACACCAGCAGTCCCCGGACTCTCACAGCCAAGAGTCTACAG GAACTCAAGGGTCAAGTGACTCAGCTTCAGCCGCTTCTGTCCACGGCCGATCAGTACCGGTCTGATGTTCAGACTCTGACCAGCCTGAGAGGTGAACTGCAGAACCTGTCCGTGGTCCTGACGGCTATCCAGGAGGAGATTGGAGCTTATGACTATGAGGAGCTTCAGAGAAGAGTGGTATTGCTGGAAACCAGACTGCACAGCTGCATGAACAAACTAG GTTGTGGTCGCTTGACAGCAGTCACTGGTCCCATCACCATCAGAGCGTCAGGGTCCCGATTTGGTTCCTGGATGACTGACGCCATGATTCCTAGCTCTGACAGCAGG GTGTGGTCAATGGACGGCTTCTACAGGGGGCGCCGCGTTCTGGAGTACCGGACAATGGCCGACTTCATCAAGGGTCAGAACTTCGTACAACACCTGTTGCCGCACGCCTGGGCCGGCACGGGTCACGTAGTTTACAACGGTTCACTCTACTACAACAAGCACCAGAGCAACATCTTG GTGCAGTACCACTTCCGTTCTCGTAGCGTGTTGTTGCAGCGTAGCCTCAGTGGCGCCGGCTACAACAATACTTTCCCGTATAGTTGGGGCGGATCCTCCGACATCGACCTAATGGCTGATGAGACCGGTCTGTGGGCCGTCTACACATCTATACCCAATGCCGGAAATATCGTG GTAAGCCGCCTGTGCCCACGCTCACTAGACGTCCTTCGAACCTGGTCCACCGGCTTTCCTAAACGTAGCGCAGGCGAGGCCTTCATGATCTGTGGCGTCCTCTACGTGACCAATTCCCATCTGGCCGGCGCCAAGGTCCACTTTGCCTACAACACCAACACGTCCACTTACGAGTATACGGACGTGCCCTTTCATAACCTCTACTCACACATCAGCATGATGGACTACAACCCTCGAGAAAGAGCACTCTACACCTGGAACAATGGACATCAGGTGCTGTACAACGTCACACTCTTTCACGTCATACGTACAGACGGCTAA
- the LOC144197968 gene encoding noelin-2-like isoform X2 codes for MTTSHKLQDVGFKGLHPGSEEAWQVYSTASDPDGLCVCAVVAPARNLCKRDPRNHQISLLTQQVQNVSQNMEGVNLRTSRDLRHFRESEPLLRGVDGRLHSYTSSPRTLTAKSLQELKGQVTQLQPLLSTADQYRSDVQTLTSLRGELQNLSVVLTAIQEEIGAYDYEELQRRVVLLETRLHSCMNKLGCGRLTAVTGPITIRASGSRFGSWMTDAMIPSSDSRVWSMDGFYRGRRVLEYRTMADFIKGQNFVQHLLPHAWAGTGHVVYNGSLYYNKHQSNILVQYHFRSRSVLLQRSLSGAGYNNTFPYSWGGSSDIDLMADETGLWAVYTSIPNAGNIVVSRLCPRSLDVLRTWSTGFPKRSAGEAFMICGVLYVTNSHLAGAKVHFAYNTNTSTYEYTDVPFHNLYSHISMMDYNPRERALYTWNNGHQVLYNVTLFHVIRTDG; via the exons gGGTTGCATCCCGGTAGCGAAGAAGCTTGGCAAGTGTACAGCACCGCGTCCGACCCAGACGGACTATGTGTGTGTGCCGTGGTCGCTCCAGCCCGGAATCTCTGCAAAAGAGACCCCCGTAATCATCAGATTAGTCTACTTACTCAACAG GTACAGAATGTGAGTCAAAACATGGAGGGGGTCAATCTTCGGACCTCCAGGGACCTGCGACACTTCCGCGAGTCAGAACCGTTGTTGCGAGGCGTGGATGGACGTCTGCACTCCTACACCAGCAGTCCCCGGACTCTCACAGCCAAGAGTCTACAG GAACTCAAGGGTCAAGTGACTCAGCTTCAGCCGCTTCTGTCCACGGCCGATCAGTACCGGTCTGATGTTCAGACTCTGACCAGCCTGAGAGGTGAACTGCAGAACCTGTCCGTGGTCCTGACGGCTATCCAGGAGGAGATTGGAGCTTATGACTATGAGGAGCTTCAGAGAAGAGTGGTATTGCTGGAAACCAGACTGCACAGCTGCATGAACAAACTAG GTTGTGGTCGCTTGACAGCAGTCACTGGTCCCATCACCATCAGAGCGTCAGGGTCCCGATTTGGTTCCTGGATGACTGACGCCATGATTCCTAGCTCTGACAGCAGG GTGTGGTCAATGGACGGCTTCTACAGGGGGCGCCGCGTTCTGGAGTACCGGACAATGGCCGACTTCATCAAGGGTCAGAACTTCGTACAACACCTGTTGCCGCACGCCTGGGCCGGCACGGGTCACGTAGTTTACAACGGTTCACTCTACTACAACAAGCACCAGAGCAACATCTTG GTGCAGTACCACTTCCGTTCTCGTAGCGTGTTGTTGCAGCGTAGCCTCAGTGGCGCCGGCTACAACAATACTTTCCCGTATAGTTGGGGCGGATCCTCCGACATCGACCTAATGGCTGATGAGACCGGTCTGTGGGCCGTCTACACATCTATACCCAATGCCGGAAATATCGTG GTAAGCCGCCTGTGCCCACGCTCACTAGACGTCCTTCGAACCTGGTCCACCGGCTTTCCTAAACGTAGCGCAGGCGAGGCCTTCATGATCTGTGGCGTCCTCTACGTGACCAATTCCCATCTGGCCGGCGCCAAGGTCCACTTTGCCTACAACACCAACACGTCCACTTACGAGTATACGGACGTGCCCTTTCATAACCTCTACTCACACATCAGCATGATGGACTACAACCCTCGAGAAAGAGCACTCTACACCTGGAACAATGGACATCAGGTGCTGTACAACGTCACACTCTTTCACGTCATACGTACAGACGGCTAA
- the trip10b gene encoding thyroid hormone receptor interactor 10b isoform X1 encodes MDWGTDLWDQNDVIDKHTQAGLDLVERYIKFVKERTEIEQSYAKQLRGLSRKYAKRGGKDEQDCRFSNHAAMQEILNELNDYAGQRELIAETMMTSICVDLTKFLQDIKQDRKGHLSDAKKAQQNLESSFKHLESTKKRFAKEWAEAEKATQQAEKIENDTNATKIDVDKAKQHAHGRVHLAEECRSDYAAYLQKYNKEQKYFYYTEIPQIFNKLQELDERRIGRLAEGYCQFSELEKKVQPIIAKCLDGISAAGTKVDGKQDSLLLVEQHKSGFERPSDVDFEDYTQGIKAASSDSSLNPPKVRTKLWPFSRKHKTTHAEKRVPPPAEDFSHLPPEQRKKKLQAKIDDVSKKLHMTQETSEALEKMKGVYEQNADLGNPSILEPQIAETAQNIGYLRGELTKYETWLSEAVGGEECANAINNNNTNHSQNTVVMSDNHQNIYTEFDDDFDDLGQCTAMYTFQGDSEGTISVTDGEVLTIMEEDKGDGWMRVLRANGEEGFIPSSYVKVAS; translated from the exons ATGGACTGGGGAACTGATTTGTGG GACCAGAACGACGTGATCGACAAGCACACTCAGGCTGGCCTGGACCTGGTGGAGCGCTACATCAAGTTTGTCAAGGAACGCACAGAAATCGAACAGAGTTATGCCAAGCAGCTCAG GGGACTTTCGAGGAAGTATGCAAAACGAGGAGGCAAAGATGAACAAGACTGCAG GTTCAGTAACCACGCCGCCATGCAGGAGATCTTGAACGAGTTGAACGACTACGCGGGTCAACGGGAGTTGATTGCCGAGACCATGATGACCAGCATCTGCGTGGACCTCACCAAGTTCTTGCAGGATATCAAACAGGACCGCAAAGGG CACCTTTCTGATGCCAAGAAAGCCCAACAGAACCTGGAGAGCAGTTTTAAGCATCTGGAAAGT ACAAAGAAGCGATTCGCCAAGGAGTGGGCGgaggctgaaaaagccacacaacaGGCTGAGAAAATTGAGAATGACACCAACGCCACTAAGATCGACGTCGATAAA GCCAAACAGCACGCACATGGTCGTGTACACCTGGCGGAGGAATGCCGCAGCGACTATGCCGCTTACCTGCAAAAGTACAACAAGGAGCAGAAGTACTTCTACTACACAGAGATACCACAGATATTCAAT AAGCTACAAGAATTAGATGAGCGCAGGATTGGTCGTCTGGCGGAAGGATATTGCCAGTTTTCCGAATTGGAAAAGAAGGTGCAGCCCATTATTGCGAAATGTTTGGATGGAATCTCGGCAGCTGGAACTAAAGTCGACGGAAAACAG GACTCACTTCTGTTGGTGGAGCAGCACAAGTCGGGCTTTGAACGGCCTTCCGACGTGGACTTTGAAGACTACACGCAGGGAATCAAAGCGGCCAGCTCTGACTCCAGCCTCAACCCTCCCAAAGTTCGGACCAAGCTATGGCCATTTAGCAGGAAACACAAG ACGACGCATGCCGAGAAACGCGTG ccGCCACCCGCCGAGGACTTTTCTCACCTTCCTCCTGAGCAACGAAAGAAGAAGCTGCAAGCCAAAATCGACGATGTCTCCAAAAAGCTTCACATGACACAAGAAACCAG TGAGGCTCTGGAGAAGATGAAGGGCGTGTACGAGCAGAATGCCGACCTGGGCAATCCGTCCATTTTGGAGCCGCAGATTGCAGAGACGGCCCAGAACATCGGATACCTACGTGGCGAGCTCACCAAATATGAA ACGTGGTTGTCCGAAGCAGTGGGAGGAGAAGAATGTGCCAAcgccatcaacaacaacaacactaaccatTCACAaaacac AGTTGTGATGTCGGACAACCACCAAAACATTTACACTGAGTTTGATGACGACTTTGATGACCTTGGTCAGTGCACTGCTATGTACACTTTTCAAG GCGATAGCGAGGGCACCATCTCGGTGACGGACGGCGAGGTTTTGACCATCATGGAGGAAGACAAAGGTGATGGCTGGATGAGGGTCCTGAGGGCAAACGGGGAGGAGGGCTTTATCCCATCCTCTTATGTCAAAGTTGCCTCCTAA
- the trip10b gene encoding thyroid hormone receptor interactor 10b isoform X2: MDWGTDLWDQNDVIDKHTQAGLDLVERYIKFVKERTEIEQSYAKQLRGLSRKYAKRGGKDEQDCRFSNHAAMQEILNELNDYAGQRELIAETMMTSICVDLTKFLQDIKQDRKGHLSDAKKAQQNLESSFKHLESTKKRFAKEWAEAEKATQQAEKIENDTNATKIDVDKAKQHAHGRVHLAEECRSDYAAYLQKYNKEQKYFYYTEIPQIFNKLQELDERRIGRLAEGYCQFSELEKKVQPIIAKCLDGISAAGTKVDGKQDSLLLVEQHKSGFERPSDVDFEDYTQGIKAASSDSSLNPPKVRTKLWPFSRKHKPPPAEDFSHLPPEQRKKKLQAKIDDVSKKLHMTQETSEALEKMKGVYEQNADLGNPSILEPQIAETAQNIGYLRGELTKYETWLSEAVGGEECANAINNNNTNHSQNTVVMSDNHQNIYTEFDDDFDDLGQCTAMYTFQGDSEGTISVTDGEVLTIMEEDKGDGWMRVLRANGEEGFIPSSYVKVAS; encoded by the exons ATGGACTGGGGAACTGATTTGTGG GACCAGAACGACGTGATCGACAAGCACACTCAGGCTGGCCTGGACCTGGTGGAGCGCTACATCAAGTTTGTCAAGGAACGCACAGAAATCGAACAGAGTTATGCCAAGCAGCTCAG GGGACTTTCGAGGAAGTATGCAAAACGAGGAGGCAAAGATGAACAAGACTGCAG GTTCAGTAACCACGCCGCCATGCAGGAGATCTTGAACGAGTTGAACGACTACGCGGGTCAACGGGAGTTGATTGCCGAGACCATGATGACCAGCATCTGCGTGGACCTCACCAAGTTCTTGCAGGATATCAAACAGGACCGCAAAGGG CACCTTTCTGATGCCAAGAAAGCCCAACAGAACCTGGAGAGCAGTTTTAAGCATCTGGAAAGT ACAAAGAAGCGATTCGCCAAGGAGTGGGCGgaggctgaaaaagccacacaacaGGCTGAGAAAATTGAGAATGACACCAACGCCACTAAGATCGACGTCGATAAA GCCAAACAGCACGCACATGGTCGTGTACACCTGGCGGAGGAATGCCGCAGCGACTATGCCGCTTACCTGCAAAAGTACAACAAGGAGCAGAAGTACTTCTACTACACAGAGATACCACAGATATTCAAT AAGCTACAAGAATTAGATGAGCGCAGGATTGGTCGTCTGGCGGAAGGATATTGCCAGTTTTCCGAATTGGAAAAGAAGGTGCAGCCCATTATTGCGAAATGTTTGGATGGAATCTCGGCAGCTGGAACTAAAGTCGACGGAAAACAG GACTCACTTCTGTTGGTGGAGCAGCACAAGTCGGGCTTTGAACGGCCTTCCGACGTGGACTTTGAAGACTACACGCAGGGAATCAAAGCGGCCAGCTCTGACTCCAGCCTCAACCCTCCCAAAGTTCGGACCAAGCTATGGCCATTTAGCAGGAAACACAAG ccGCCACCCGCCGAGGACTTTTCTCACCTTCCTCCTGAGCAACGAAAGAAGAAGCTGCAAGCCAAAATCGACGATGTCTCCAAAAAGCTTCACATGACACAAGAAACCAG TGAGGCTCTGGAGAAGATGAAGGGCGTGTACGAGCAGAATGCCGACCTGGGCAATCCGTCCATTTTGGAGCCGCAGATTGCAGAGACGGCCCAGAACATCGGATACCTACGTGGCGAGCTCACCAAATATGAA ACGTGGTTGTCCGAAGCAGTGGGAGGAGAAGAATGTGCCAAcgccatcaacaacaacaacactaaccatTCACAaaacac AGTTGTGATGTCGGACAACCACCAAAACATTTACACTGAGTTTGATGACGACTTTGATGACCTTGGTCAGTGCACTGCTATGTACACTTTTCAAG GCGATAGCGAGGGCACCATCTCGGTGACGGACGGCGAGGTTTTGACCATCATGGAGGAAGACAAAGGTGATGGCTGGATGAGGGTCCTGAGGGCAAACGGGGAGGAGGGCTTTATCCCATCCTCTTATGTCAAAGTTGCCTCCTAA